In Humulus lupulus chromosome 7, drHumLupu1.1, whole genome shotgun sequence, the following are encoded in one genomic region:
- the LOC133792221 gene encoding uncharacterized protein LOC133792221: METKSLPSVLCLFKQPLHFNNGLEVQRVGLKGELMLLWQDDVDISSVVASYFHNLFQASEEDHWALTHTLSNIPSTVTAAHNDFLLRPITNGDVLAALNTIGSDKSPGIDGMSAMFNQHNWTIVGSLVTKVVLSVLNDGSSPAIFNKNLITFLPKVKKLLYKLISKTLVMRFKEQKTKGSQGYEALKLDTSKTFDHVEWYFLVAVMSKMGFHLQWISLIMTCLTSMSFSFLINGVVTGSVITQ; this comes from the exons ATGGAAACAAAATCTTTACCTAGTGTACTTTGTCTCTTCAAACAGCCTTTACATTTCAATAATGGCTTAGAAGTCCAACGTGTTGGCTTAAAGGGTGAGCTTATGTTATTATGGCAAGATGATGTGGAT ATTTCAAGTGTGGTTGCTTCATATTTCCATAATCTTTTCCAAGCTTCTGAGGAAGATCATTGGGCTCTCACTCACACATTATCTAACATTCCTTCTACTGTAACTGCTGCTCACAATGATTTTCTGTTACGTCCCATTACAAATGGTGATGTTCTCGCTGCATTGAATACCATAGGATCTGATAAAAGTCCTGGCATTGATGGTATGTCTGCTATGTTCAACCAACACAATTGGACCATTGTTGGTTCTTTGGTCACTAAGGTGGTGTTATCTGTTCTTAATGATGGAAGTAGCCCAGCAATCTTCAATAAAAATCTCATCACCTTCTTGCCAAAAGTTAAGAAGTTGCTCTATAAGTTGATTTCCAAGACTCTTGTTATGCGATTTAAGGAG CAAAAAACAAAAGGTTCACAAGGATATGAAGCTTTGAAACTAGACACGAGCAAAACCTTTGATCATGTTGAGTGGTATTTCTTGGTTGCGGTGATGAGCAAAATGGGCTTTCATCTACAATGGATTTCTCTCATTATGACATGTCTAACATCTATGAGCTTCTCCTTCCTTATTAATGGTGTTGTTACTGGTTCAGTGATTACACAATGA